The proteins below come from a single Mangifera indica cultivar Alphonso chromosome 16, CATAS_Mindica_2.1, whole genome shotgun sequence genomic window:
- the LOC123198935 gene encoding uncharacterized protein LOC123198935 — protein MGLSVSGAIKLFNGYEARVMILLSLSLQIILIIFGSRRKFAKTYWINLLVWLTYLAADLVATAALGILSHGVGSDNKSSKEIQAFWAPFLLLHLGGPDTITAYSLEDNELWFRHLLGLVFQVGVAFYIFVQYWTSNVLTFIGISMFITGIIKYGERTLVLRSSSAEQLTDLNSSGIGDLLCGFPKKNDLENAYFLFERFRYLFAGFILDRVDGIISYRIFYGKCTQQAFTLLEIELGFMFDVLYSKASILYTKFGMVLRCICLFSHISILVVFQTMIHKSVYPPIDVFITYALIFGAIALEAYAFIIIVFSDWTKLWMINHCHISNDSCFNGLLCRNRKRWSRSMRQYNLLSSCLKDISTPCIGFQKFHFIKKVLHKYWYLTWEDINDELQNMIFEQLLKKRSELEAEGFDVKLCKKILARRGDNCLEKLRWSTIDVDFDHSLLLWHIATDICYHVDLDHEEANKLPQARKISKYLSDYMLYLLVVCPDMLPRGIRDISYKLRYKETYATTMEFFEKQGLGKSTSRRFARQKLFLKGIYKDKPQSMLCDGWRLAKQLQSLETTDNMSKEIKWQMIRDVWMEILLYAASRCGWKEHGQRLMEGGEFLTHLSLLMVHLGLSEQYT, from the coding sequence ATGGGGTTGTCTGTAAGCGGAGCCATAAAACTTTTCAATGGATACGAAGCTCGTGTGATGATTTTACTAAGCCTTTCTCTACAAATCATCCTCATCATATTTGGTTCTCGACGAAAATTTGCAAAAACTTATTGGATTAATCTTCTTGTTTGGTTAACATACTTGGCAGCAGATTTGGTGGCAACAGCTGCCCTGGGCATCCTTTCCCATGGCGTTGGATCTGATAATAAATCCTCAAAGGAAATCCAAGCATTTTGGGCACCATTTCTTCTCTTACATCTTGGTGGCCCAGATACTATCACAGCTTACTCTTTGGAAGATAATGAGTTGTGGTTTAGACATTTGCTTGGGCTTGTTTTCCAAGTTGGAGTGGCGTTTTACATCTTTGTCCAATACTGGACAAGCAATGTGTTGACATTTATCGGGATTTCAATGTTTATCACTGGAATTATCAAGTATGGAGAGAGGACTTTGGTGCTGAGGTCTTCAAGTGCTGAACAACTTACAGATCTAAATTCATCAGGGATTGGTGATTTACTATGTGGATTCCCAAAGAAAAACGATCTTGAAAACGCTTATTTTCTATTCGAAAGATTTAGGTATCTTTTTGCAGGGTTTATTCTTGACCGTGTTGATGGAATCATATCGTACCGCATCTTTTATGGAAAGTGCACACAACAAGCATTCACATTGTTAGAAATTGAACTTGGATTCATGTTCGATGTGCTCTACTCCAAAGCCTCCATTCTTTATACCAAATTTGGTATGGTTCTTCGTTGCATCTGCCTCTTTTCCCATATTTCCATATTAGTTGTCTTCCAAACCATGATTCATAAATCTGTCTATCCACCAATCGACGTCTTTATAACTTATGCACTCATCTTTGGGGCTATAGCTCTAGAGGCGTATGCATTCATCATAATTGTTTTTTCCGATTGGACAAAACTTTGGATGATCAATCACTGTCATATATCTAATGATTCATGTTTCAATGGTTTACTTTGCCGCAATCGTAAGAGATGGTCAAGATCCATGCGTCAATACAACCTATTAAGTTCTTGCCTCAAAGACATATCAACCCCATGTATTGGCTTTCAGAAGtttcatttcatcaaaaaaGTGTTACATAAATACTGGTACTTGACGTGGGAAGATATAAATGATGAGTTGCAAAATATGATCTTTGAGCAACTCCTCAAGAAGAGAAGTGAACTAGAAGCTGAGGGGTTTGATGTCAAGCTTTGCAAAAAGATTTTGGCTCGAAGAGGTGATAATTGTCTTGAAAAACTTCGTTGGAGCACAATTGATGTAGATTTTGACCACAGCCTTCTTCTTTGGCACATTGCTACTGATATTTGTTATCATGTTGATTTAGATCATGAAGAGGCTAATAAACTTCCTCAAGCAcgtaaaattagtaaatatttgtCAGATTATATGTTATACCTTTTAGTTGTATGTCCAGATATGTTGCCTAGAGGAATTAGGGATATAAGCTATAAATTAAGGTATAAAGAGACCTATGCAACGACCATGGAATTTTTCGAAAAACAGGGGCTTGGTAAATCCACTAGTAGAAGGTTTGCTCGCCAAAAATTGTTTCTAAAAGGTATTTACAAAGATAAACCTCAGTCGATGCTTTGTGATGGATGGAGGCTTGCCAAGCAACTGCAATCACTAGAAACTACTGATAATATGAGTAAGGAAATAAAATGGCAAATGATAAGGGATGTTTGGATGGAGATATTGTTATATGCTGCGAGTCGTTGTGGATGGAAAGAACATGGACAACGTCTTATGGAAGGGGGAGAGTTTCTCACTCATTTAAGCCTTCTGATGGTTCATCTTGGCTTAAGTGAACAATATACATAA
- the LOC123198936 gene encoding uncharacterized protein LOC123198936 codes for MGLSVNGAIELWNGYEAHVMILLSLSYLAVDLVATAALGILSHGVGSDNKSIKEIQAFWAPFLLLHLGGPNTITAYSLEDNELWLRHLLGLVFQYGERTLVLRSSSAGQLIDLNSSAIVDSVREFPKANHLDEAYFLFERFKYLFAGFILNLDDGYKSFLLIRTKSTKEAFKLLEIELGFMFDVLYSKASIIYTRFGMILHCICLFSHVSTFVVFQTMIHKSVYPPIDISITYALIFGAIALEFKRWSISMRQYNLLSFCLKDISTPCTGFQKFNFVKDALHKYWYLTCEDVNDDLQEMIFEPLLRFRYKMEGDDGIDVKHCKEILAQRGDNCPEKFRWSITKVEFDHNLLFWHIATDLCYRVDLDHKHEDASQLPLACKICECLSNYMLYLLVVNPTMLPKGIGDIRQEIKGDNESQSMLHDGCRLAKELQSLESPNESPESTHNWNLDSIAASTMALVCCLAASTSIDRLVTCNFISYRLTVLY; via the exons ATGGGGTTGTCTGTAAATGGAGCCATAGAACTTTGGAATGGATATGAAGCTCATGTGATGATTTTACTAAGCCTTT CATACTTGGCAGTAGATTTGGTGGCAACAGCTGCCCTGGGCATCCTTTCCCATGGCGTTGGATCTGATAATAAATCCATAAAGGAAATCCAAGCATTTTGGGCACCATTTCTTCTCTTACATCTTGGTGGCCCAAATACTATCACAGCTTACTCTTTGGAAGATAATGAGTTGTGGTTAAGGCATTTGCTTGGGCTTGTTTTCCAA TATGGAGAGAGGACTCTAGTGCTGAGGTCTTCAAGTGCCGGACAACTTATAGATCTAAATTCATCAGCGATTGTTGATTCAGTACGTGAATTCCCAAAGGCAAACCATCTTGATGAAGCTTATTTTCTATTCGAAAGATTTAAGTATCTTTTTGCAGGGTTTATTCTTAACCTTGATGATGGATACAAATCATTCCTCCTCATTCGTACGAAGTCCACAAAAGAAGCATTCAAATTGTTAGAAATTGAGCTTGGATTCATGTTCGATGTGCTCTACTCCAAAGCCTCCATTATTTATACTAGATTCGGTATGATTCTTCATTGCATCTGCCTCTTTTCCCATGTTTCCACATTTGTTGTCTTCCAAACCATGATTCATAAATCTGTCTATCCACCAATTGACATCTCTATAACTTATGCACTCATATTTGGGGCTATCGCTCTAGAGTT CAAGAGATGGTCAATATCCATGCGTCAATACAACCTATTAAGTTTTTGCCTCAAAGACATATCAACCCCATGTACTGGCTTTCAAAAGTTTAACTTCGTCAAAGATGCGTTACATAAGTACTGGTACTTGACGTGTGAAGATGTGAATGATGATTTGCAAGAAATGATCTTCGAGCCACTCCTTCGTTTTAGATACAAAATGGAAGGTGATGATGGGATTGATGTAAAGCACTGTAAAGAGATTCTAGCTCAGAGAGGTGATAATTGTCCTGAAAAATTTCGTTGGAGCATAACTAAGGTAGAGTTTGACCACAACCTTCTTTTTTGGCATATTGCTACTGATCTTTGTTATCGTGTTGATTTGGATCATAAACATGAAGATGCTAGTCAACTTCCTTTAGCTTGTAAAATTTGTGAATGTTTgtcaaattatatgttataccTTTTAGTTGTAAATCCAACCATGTTGCCTAAAGGGATTGGAGATATTAG ACAAGAAATTAAGGGAGATAATGAAAGTCAGTCGATGCTTCATGATGGATGTAGGCTTGCCAAGGAACTGCAATCATTGGAGTCTCCCAATGAGTCACCAGAATCTACCCATAATTGga ATTTGGATTCAATTGCAGCATCGACAATGGCACTGGTCTGTTGTCTGGCTGCTTCTACTTCAATCGATCGCCTAGTCACTTGTAACTTCATTTCTTACCGGCTTACTGTTCTTTATTGA
- the LOC123199166 gene encoding uncharacterized protein LOC123199166 isoform X1, giving the protein MDRYQRVEKPKAETPINENEIRITTQGRMRNYITYATTLLQEIIDIWVGYFIGPTPSKFHEEKGSGEIVLKAMGRAINKTVMIAELIKRRIVGLHQNTSIGSTDITDTWEPLEEGLLPLETTRHVSMITITLSKKELNTSSSGYQPPLPADQVKAWNEFEDEGEGSPRTHVKGRGGRGRGRGRGDYNGDGWDGGRGTGGRVQGRARGRSSQGRGWGYGGRSGGYYDYREYDALPPQRRGRGWGRGRGRGRGRNPRSAIAA; this is encoded by the exons ATGGATAGGTACCAGAGAGTGGAGAAGCCGAAAGCTGAAACAcctataaatgaaaatgagattCGTATAACCACTCAAGGAAGGATGAGAAATTATATTACTTATGCCACCACTCTCCTTCAG GAAATCATTGACATTTGGGTGGGTTACTTCATAGGACCTACCCCTTCGAAATTTCATGAG GAGAAAGGATCTGGTGAAATTGTTCTTAAAGCAATGGGCAGAGCTATCAATAAAACTGTTATGATTGCCGAACTAATAAAG agGCGGATTGTTGGTCTCCACCAAAACACTTCAATTGGATCAACTGATATAACAGACACGTGGGAGCCACTAGAAGAAGGGCTTCTTCC ACTAGAGACTACTCGCCATGTTTCAATGATCACTATCACATTGTCAAAGAAGGAGCTCAATACATCATCATCAGG ATACCAGCCTCCTCTTCCTGCTGATCAAGTGAAAGCGTGGAATGAATTTGAAGATGAAGGAG AGGGTTCTCCAAGGACACATGTTAAGGGGCGTGGTGGTCGAGGAAGGGGCAGGGGTAGAG GAGATTATAATGGTGATGGTTGGGATGGTGGACGTGGCACTGGTGGCAGAGTTCAGGGACGTGCAAGAGGTCGTTCTTCTCAGGGTAGAGGATGGGGTTATGGTGGTCGATCAGGTGGATATTACGATTATCGTGAATATGATGCACTACCTCCACAACGTCGCG GGCGTGGTTGGGGAAGGGGACGAGGACGTGGCCGTGGTCGCAATCCCAGATCAGCAATAGCTGCATAA
- the LOC123199166 gene encoding ribonuclease P protein subunit p25-like protein isoform X2, with translation MDRYQRVEKPKAETPINENEIRITTQGRMRNYITYATTLLQEKGSGEIVLKAMGRAINKTVMIAELIKRRIVGLHQNTSIGSTDITDTWEPLEEGLLPLETTRHVSMITITLSKKELNTSSSGYQPPLPADQVKAWNEFEDEGEGSPRTHVKGRGGRGRGRGRGDYNGDGWDGGRGTGGRVQGRARGRSSQGRGWGYGGRSGGYYDYREYDALPPQRRGRGWGRGRGRGRGRNPRSAIAA, from the exons ATGGATAGGTACCAGAGAGTGGAGAAGCCGAAAGCTGAAACAcctataaatgaaaatgagattCGTATAACCACTCAAGGAAGGATGAGAAATTATATTACTTATGCCACCACTCTCCTTCAG GAGAAAGGATCTGGTGAAATTGTTCTTAAAGCAATGGGCAGAGCTATCAATAAAACTGTTATGATTGCCGAACTAATAAAG agGCGGATTGTTGGTCTCCACCAAAACACTTCAATTGGATCAACTGATATAACAGACACGTGGGAGCCACTAGAAGAAGGGCTTCTTCC ACTAGAGACTACTCGCCATGTTTCAATGATCACTATCACATTGTCAAAGAAGGAGCTCAATACATCATCATCAGG ATACCAGCCTCCTCTTCCTGCTGATCAAGTGAAAGCGTGGAATGAATTTGAAGATGAAGGAG AGGGTTCTCCAAGGACACATGTTAAGGGGCGTGGTGGTCGAGGAAGGGGCAGGGGTAGAG GAGATTATAATGGTGATGGTTGGGATGGTGGACGTGGCACTGGTGGCAGAGTTCAGGGACGTGCAAGAGGTCGTTCTTCTCAGGGTAGAGGATGGGGTTATGGTGGTCGATCAGGTGGATATTACGATTATCGTGAATATGATGCACTACCTCCACAACGTCGCG GGCGTGGTTGGGGAAGGGGACGAGGACGTGGCCGTGGTCGCAATCCCAGATCAGCAATAGCTGCATAA
- the LOC123199171 gene encoding RNA-binding protein 39-like: MEFDEYEYLEKTVEEQQPPKDDDSSAKKKANREGAEKSERSYRKREDSEEEEEERVKSGKRSRHEDEENGGRREREREKDRDRERDKDRSRRDREKERERDSDRDRERSREKEKDKERRERDRDREKDREREKERERRERREREKEKEKEKERDRERERDKERERERDRERRSSSRSRRSSSRSRRDSEREREREKEREREREIREKERDLEMRESRRYKEKKEVVEPEADPERDQRTVFAYQMPLKATERDVYEFFSKAGKVRDVRLIMDRNSRRSKGVGYIEFYDVMSVPMAIALSGQLLLGQPVMVKPSEAEKNLVQSNASAAGATTGPYGAIDRKLYVGNLHFNMTEMQLRQLFEPFGPVELVQLPLDIETGQCKGFGFVQFAQLEHAKAAQSALNGKLEIAGRTIKVSSVTDHVGPQDTTAKSADFDDDEGGGLALNAQSRAILMAKLDRTGIATSIAGSLGVSMVNGSAANQQVVSLPVIGQPAVPIPAVTAPVIPAPVSEFIGYPSECLLLKNMFDPAAETDPDFDSEIQEDVEAECSKYGRVKHIHVDKNSAGFVYLRFESVEAAAAAQRAMHMRWFARRLISAIFMKPQDYEDKFRG; this comes from the exons ATGGAGTTCGACGAGTACGAGTATTTGGAGAAGACGGTGGAGGAGCAGCAGCCACCGAAGGACGATGATTCGTCAGCGAAGAAGAAGGCAAATCGAGAAGGAGCGGAGAAGAGTGAGCGGAGTTATCGGAAGAGAGAGGATAgtgaagaggaggaggaggagcgGGTGAAGAGTGGTAAGAGATCGCGACACGAGGACGAGGAGAATGGCGGGaggagagagagggagagggagaaaGATAGAGATAGAGAGCGGGATAAGGATCGGAGTCGGAGAGATCGGGAGAAGGAGAGGGAGAGGGACAGTGATAGAGACCGAGAGAGGAGTCGAGAGAAGGAGAAGGATAAGGAGAGGAGAGAGAGGGACAGGGACAGAGAGAAGGATAGGGAGAGAGAGAAGGAGAGGGAGAGAAGAGagaggagggagagagagaaggagaaggagaaggagaaggagaggGATAGGGAAAGAGAGAGGGATaaggagagggagagggagagagatagagagaggaGGAGTAGTAGTAGGTCGAGGAGAAGTAGCAGTAGGTCGAGGAGAGATAGTGAACGGGAACGTGAACGTGAGaaggagagggagagagagagggagattAGAGAAAAGGAGCGTGATCTTGAAATGCGAGAGAGCAG GagatataaagaaaagaaagaagtgGTGGAACCTGAAGCTGATCCAGAGAGAGATCAAAGAACTGTTTTCGCATACCAG ATGCCTCTGAAGGCGACTGAAAGAGATGTTTATGAGTTTTTCTCAAAAGCGggcaag gtgaGGGATGTTCGACTGATCATGGATCGGAATTCAAGGCGATCAAAGGGAGTTGG gtatattgaattttatgatGTGATGTCCGTGCCAATGGCGATAGCTTTGTCTGGCCAACTACTTCTTGGACAGCCTGTAATGGTTAAGCCTTCTGAAGCTGAAAAGAATCTTGTTCAATCTAATGCTTCTGCTGCGGGTGCCACCACTGGACCTTATGGAGCAATTGATCGAAAGCTTTATGTTGGAAATTTACACTTTAACATGACTGAGATGCAGCTTAGACAG CTATTTGAACCATTTGGCCCCGTTGAGCTGGTGCAACTTCCCCTTGACATTGAAACAGGGCAGTGCAAAGGTTTCGGCTTTGTTCAG TTTGCTCAGCTTGAGCATGCAAAGGCAGCTCAAAGTGCTCTCAATGGAAAATTGGAGATTGCTGGTCGCACTATTAAG GTCTCATCTGTTACTGATCATGTTGGACCCCAAGATACTACAGCAAAATCTGCTGactttgatgatgatgaggGTGGTGGACTG GCTTTAAATGCTCAGTCAAGAGCAATTCTTATGGCGAAGCTGGATCGCACTGGCATAGCCACAAG TATTGCAGGCTCGCTTGGAGTGTCAATGGTAAATGGGTCAGCTGCAAATCAACAAGTAGTGAGCTTGCCTGTTATTGGGCAACCTGCAGTTCCTATTCCTGCTGTTACAGCTCCTGTTATTCCTGCTCCGGTCTCTGAATTTATTGGATATCCAAGCGAGTGTTTACTGTTGAAGAATATGTTTGATCCTGCTGCAGAG ACGGACCCGGATTTTGATTCAGAAATACAAGAAGATGTGGAAGCAGAATGTTCTAAATATGGCCGGGTGAAACATATACATGTGGACAA GAACAGCGCTGGTTTTGTGTATCTACGGTTTGAATCTGTGGAAGCAGCAGCAGCTGCTCAACGGGCAATGCATATGAGATGGTTTGCACGCAGATTGATATCAGCCATATTCATG AAACCACAGGATTATGAAGACAAATTCAGAGGCTGA
- the LOC123199172 gene encoding protein LIKE COV 2-like isoform X1, which produces MAEEKESTSIPLSQAENGGEDPEDPVKSPPTSSSSSTRQACCFVLQSWISKKFMTGCVVLFPVAVTFFVTWWFIQFVDSFFSPLYERLGIDIFGLGFVTSLVFVFLVGVFVSSWLGSTVFWVGEWFIKRMPFMKHIYSASKQISAAISPDQNTTAFKEVAIIRHPRVGEYAFGFITSTVTLQKDNEDEELCSVFVPTNHLYIGDILLVNSKEIIRPNLSIREGIEIIVSGGMTMPQIISPIERIARQSERIPLNRIT; this is translated from the exons ATGGCGGAAGAGAAAGAGTCGACGTCGATTCCACTCAGTCAAGCTGAAAATGGCGGTGAAGATCCCGAGGATCCCGTCAAGTCTCCTCCTACTTCTTCGTCTTCGTCCACTCGTCAG GCTTGTTGTTTTGTTCTTCAGAGTTGGATCTCAAAGAAGTTCATGACTGGATG TGTAGTTCTTTTCCCTGTGGCAGTTACATTTTTTGTGACATGGTGGTTTATTCAGTTTGTTGACAGTTTCTTCAGTCCGTTGTATGAGAGGCTTGGCATTGACATATTTG GACTTGGATTTGTTACTTCTCTGGTATTTGTATTTCTCGTTGGTGTATTTGTTTCATCTTGGTTGGGCTCCACAGTTTTCTGGGTTGGGGAATGGTTTATTAAGCGCATGCCCTTTATGAAGCATATATACTCAGCTTCCAAACAAATTAGTGCTGCAATATCTCCAG ATCAAAATACTACAGCTTTTAAAGAGGTGGCAATTATACGCCATCCACGTGTTGGTGAATATGCTTTTGGCTTTATAACATCAACAGTCACCCTTCAG AAAGACAATGAAGATGAGGAGTTATGCAGTGTTTTCGTCCCAACAAACCATCTGTACATCGGTGATATTCTCCTGGTTAACTCTAAAGAGATCATAAGACCCAATCTCTCCATAAGAGAAGGAATAG AGATCATTGTTTCTGGAGGTATGACAATGCCGCAAATCATATCCCCCATAGAAAGAATTGCTCGACAGAGTGAAAGAATCCCGTTAAACAGAATAACGTGA
- the LOC123199172 gene encoding protein LIKE COV 2-like isoform X2, which yields MAEEKESTSIPLSQAENGGEDPEDPVKSPPTSSSSSTRQACCFVLQSWISKKFMTGCVVLFPVAVTFFVTWWFIQFVDSFFSPLYERLGIDIFGLGFVTSLVFVFLVGVFVSSWLGSTVFWVGEWFIKRMPFMKHIYSASKQISAAISPDQNTTAFKEVAIIRHPRVGEYAFGFITSTVTLQKDNEDEELCSVFVPTNHLYIGDILLVNSKEIIRPNLSIREGIVMQRSLFLEV from the exons ATGGCGGAAGAGAAAGAGTCGACGTCGATTCCACTCAGTCAAGCTGAAAATGGCGGTGAAGATCCCGAGGATCCCGTCAAGTCTCCTCCTACTTCTTCGTCTTCGTCCACTCGTCAG GCTTGTTGTTTTGTTCTTCAGAGTTGGATCTCAAAGAAGTTCATGACTGGATG TGTAGTTCTTTTCCCTGTGGCAGTTACATTTTTTGTGACATGGTGGTTTATTCAGTTTGTTGACAGTTTCTTCAGTCCGTTGTATGAGAGGCTTGGCATTGACATATTTG GACTTGGATTTGTTACTTCTCTGGTATTTGTATTTCTCGTTGGTGTATTTGTTTCATCTTGGTTGGGCTCCACAGTTTTCTGGGTTGGGGAATGGTTTATTAAGCGCATGCCCTTTATGAAGCATATATACTCAGCTTCCAAACAAATTAGTGCTGCAATATCTCCAG ATCAAAATACTACAGCTTTTAAAGAGGTGGCAATTATACGCCATCCACGTGTTGGTGAATATGCTTTTGGCTTTATAACATCAACAGTCACCCTTCAG AAAGACAATGAAGATGAGGAGTTATGCAGTGTTTTCGTCCCAACAAACCATCTGTACATCGGTGATATTCTCCTGGTTAACTCTAAAGAGATCATAAGACCCAATCTCTCCATAAGAGAAGGAATAG TAATGCAGAGATCATTGTTTCTGGAGGTATGA